The genomic segment TCTCCGAGAAACCTTACTTACCAAGTTTTAACTTTTGATGTTGCCCTTGATAGTGTGAATGCTGTATTCTCTCGGATGTGTGGTTCTGAAAGATAAATGCTATGATACTACTTCGAAATAATGATCTGTTCATATAATCTCTTTAGCCGTACCTCGATATCTCCCATTTCGTGAATATAGTATTTCTATGGTCGATTTCTATCTTATTCCGGAGGACAGAACATTGTTTTCTTGACTCAGATTATGAGTCATCGAAAGTTGGAGGGTTATTGCACCTAATCAGCTATTGTCACTCCTGGCTCTTCCTATAGAAACTTTATCTTCTCATTCAGATAACTCGTTTCTCAgttgaactttgtttctttaatttggtaAAAGTGGTCACTCTTTGTGAGAGAGCCATGTGAGAGGGAGTTCACATACTGCTTTGTAAATTTTCTGTTTATTGGATTACTTACGAATGTTAGAAGGCTGTATGAATGTTGTTTGGGGCAATACCAAAGCACTGAAGGTTGAAAGGAGCATGAAGGTAACATCGCATGAATCTTTCTGTTTATTGCATTTATTGCAAACATTcaattaatatttgtaaatttttctttcttgcatCTGTGAAACCTCCTCACTTGCCTCTTCTGCTTGCTTCGTAGCATATGGTAAAGATCACCACAGCTGCAGCAACAGCGATTCCAAGCGTCTGCTGCGTTACTGCTGGAGCAAATTTTCTTGGCGGACTAAATCCTAGTTCCGAAAGTTTCTTGTGAGAAATTGCATAGGCTTTGAAGAACATATCCTCGTCCTACACATcataatacaattttttcttatgttgATACCAGAAAATCATCCAAACTAAAAGTTTCTTATAATCGTAGTAAAATCTAGTTACCTTTGCATACAGCTTAACAAAAGAGTGGAACTTGGGGTCATGAAGTAGAGCCCTGTCGGTTTTCAGTTGTAGCAGTCCTGGAGTCTCCCCTTTTAGAAGCTCTCTGCAAAACCAATCAGCAAAAAATGTAAGTTTCAgaactctcactctctcttgcTTTAAGCGTGTGATTTTAATGTTGGCTTACACGAAATATGAGTTATCAAACTTGAGAGGTTCTTGTGTCCAAGGACCTTCAAAATCGGATCTCTCCTTATGTGCACGCCCCTATATAAAAAAGCAGCTACCAAGTTGGTTCATTGGAGCATGTTTAGTGACCAGCGAATATTTAAATGGAGAGTTAGTAATTAGTACCAAAGTGTGGCCTCCAGAGAGAGCTACAATGTCTCTATCAGATAGACCCATACGAGAGAAGACAGTTCTTAAATGTGAGGCTTCTGCAATATACCAGAAGGAGGGTTTAGTCAGTTTGTGAAATAGAAGTTTGTTGCAAGAGCTACAAAGCTGCGGGAGTAACCTTCATTTGGATTTGGAAGTTCTCCGTCGTCTGGGGAATCAGCATCCTGATATCATatttctcaaagttagtaaacGTTACTCACTTAGCAACTATGGTTTATCGCATACCATATAGCGGTAAGAGTAACTACCTTACGGCCTGGAGTAAATGGGATTGCAGGGCCACCAGTAACCTCAACTGCAACTACTCCAGCGAGCTGAAATGAAATCAAGAATCTGTCAAGCTAACCATCAAAGGGGAAGATAGTTTTAATGGGTTTAATGGCTTCGAGATGATATATGCCAATGTTTACCTGATAAAGGTCTGCGTAAGAGACTCGCGGGTGCTTAACCTTTACTTCCTCTGAAATCACAAAAAGGAAACAGCAACCGTTTTATTGGCCAGGTTCTGTAGAGTAGTGATGGATTAAAGATTTCTTTTTATCATAAACTCACCGCAGAAGGCGACTGCTTTCTCCAAACCTTTGTTGTGCGAGCGGTTTAGCTCTTCCTTGAACCTGATTGATCCATTGGGACCTCCGGTTTTCTTTTTGGCATCATAGGTTCCTGCATCATGCCATCTATACGCATACAAGAATTTGCATTTAGAAAACATATAGATAAGAAAGAGAAACGGAGAAAGGGAAGATCTCTTACGCAAGACGGAGCATAATGGGAGCACAGTTTTTGGAAGAGATGAGAGCTCGAAGGTCTCTACGAGCCTTTTCTATTTCTTTGAGGTAATCTGCATCAACGTTCACTGCCATTGTCAAGAGTTTGAAAGAGCAAAGCAAAAGTAACTCAATCGatgaatgaataaaattttgaagaaaaaggtATCAGAAGGATGGatatataaagaagatagaagaagagtCTTATAGGTAGGGAGAAGTATGTTTTGTCATCTGGAGAAAGCAAAGTATTAGTTATAGTTTTGGGAGAAACCCTTTTGCTAATCTTGGCATATATTCAGTTTATCATTTATGCAAGTATTAGCTTTATCCTTCACAGCTCGGATCAGGGGGCATGCATAGCTATATGCCTGTATCCGAATAAGATTCTACCTACAACTAAACAACCGAGCTTGGTTCTTGGAGATTAGTGTGATTTAAATGATTTGGTTATCGTTGTATTAagtattaaaatacaataaaatcagATAAGCTTAAGAcattgttttaattattgaacAAGATACGATATGACAAACATTCTGATCCATGAGAGAAGTGTTTTGGTTCCTTGAGATTCAGTTCAACCGTTGTGAAGGGGGGTTTCTATACTTTGGCAAATtgtatacagtaaaacctcacaataaattaataatctataaattaataaacactataaattaataaattttgctactCCCAAGTtgggccagtgtaaaaaataacaaaattcgataagataataattttttaagatctctatgtaaaatatggtcataataatattataaattaataatcatgtaaatttctatatatatatatatataataatgtatgtttctcctaaatctcatatctataaaacaattgttatgttgtattttcaaaccataatgatataaaatatttggtaacatgtcataaaaatagctaatttcttttaagttttcaagTTCTAGATATTCATCATtcacattttgatagtttgattgactactaaaatacaataattaatattattattcataaaattgaatttatgtatgttatgtatataagtaaatttgtctattgtatttgtaatttattgttaataatgttttctatatattacaaattcaattccaatacaatacaatttacaaaatctgtaagtataattttattttgctaaaattgtatcaattcataattttaaaaagagaatttgttaaaaatgccccttttgatataccccttttcaaaaataccctcttttctggccatttttatttatgccatcttttaatttttaatgaccattttacccttagatgaaaattattttattcaataaaaagaaaaacaaaattttcccgccaaaaaatttccgacatattttcccgccaaaaatttttttgtcaaaaaacttttgataaaaaattttgaaaaaaaaaattttcccgccaaaaaaaatttacaaggtttttaaaaggttttataaggtttctaccttataaaagccttataaacaccttgtaaaggcttttacaagattttttaaagag from the Camelina sativa cultivar DH55 chromosome 12, Cs, whole genome shotgun sequence genome contains:
- the LOC104729589 gene encoding L-ascorbate peroxidase 5, peroxisomal, giving the protein MAVNVDADYLKEIEKARRDLRALISSKNCAPIMLRLAWHDAGTYDAKKKTGGPNGSIRFKEELNRSHNKGLEKAVAFCEEVKVKHPRVSYADLYQLAGVVAVEVTGGPAIPFTPGRKDADSPDDGELPNPNEEASHLRTVFSRMGLSDRDIVALSGGHTLGRAHKERSDFEGPWTQEPLKFDNSYFVELLKGETPGLLQLKTDRALLHDPKFHSFVKLYAKDEDMFFKAYAISHKKLSELGFSPPRKFAPAVTQQTLGIAVAAAVVIFTICYEASRRGK